One Edaphobacter flagellatus genomic region harbors:
- a CDS encoding GGDEF domain-containing protein, with product MNIQLLPDLFAMATLLTILYFLRRRHPQEGVGMWIVGLLFIFLEAIAHVFYMASGPRHIPAHIVALDSYLAAGMIFLWAGAKELYPRRATLVYLIANSLPLAAIETTYALDIRRSGPYHAVVVCGLVVGLATPFLLSRSFRLGKAWWLVLAQLAIWIPAWSAASQAQYRDAAYLPLFVVYLSVAVLFQISLPRRSLGKIAIVLGFTVWAVVFLLHSWVTMRPHFIPVAAEVWDWQKFLVTIGMLLVMLEQRVASNEWLAFHDQLTGLPNRRLFEDRLEQAIRRSMENGTRTALIMIDLNGFKAINDSQGHDAGDLLLQQIAHSLRHAIRSPDTLARLGGDEFIIVAVDLPIDRPVTQIVQSSMSRIQDALKKPFKVAGQEQFVTGSVGVAVYPDDAADEVLLRRLADQRMYEQKRMAGALAETHS from the coding sequence ATGAACATTCAGCTTTTGCCAGATCTGTTTGCTATGGCCACGTTGTTGACGATTCTGTACTTCCTGAGGAGGCGTCACCCTCAGGAAGGAGTCGGCATGTGGATTGTCGGGCTTCTTTTTATCTTTCTTGAGGCCATCGCCCATGTTTTCTACATGGCCTCGGGGCCCAGACATATTCCGGCACATATCGTGGCGCTGGATTCGTATCTTGCGGCAGGAATGATTTTTCTGTGGGCGGGGGCTAAGGAGCTCTATCCAAGACGCGCGACCCTGGTCTATTTGATTGCGAACTCGCTGCCACTGGCGGCTATTGAGACGACGTATGCCCTGGATATTCGTAGGTCAGGGCCGTATCACGCGGTCGTGGTCTGCGGTCTTGTGGTGGGTTTGGCGACGCCTTTTCTGTTGTCGCGTTCGTTTCGTCTGGGCAAAGCCTGGTGGCTGGTGCTGGCACAACTGGCGATCTGGATTCCTGCATGGTCTGCTGCGTCGCAAGCGCAGTATCGGGATGCAGCCTATCTTCCCCTATTTGTGGTCTATCTCTCGGTCGCGGTCCTGTTTCAGATTAGTTTGCCGCGCAGAAGCCTGGGCAAGATCGCGATTGTGCTGGGCTTCACGGTCTGGGCGGTGGTCTTTTTGCTGCACTCCTGGGTGACGATGCGGCCGCATTTCATTCCTGTTGCCGCTGAGGTATGGGACTGGCAGAAATTCCTGGTCACGATTGGAATGCTACTGGTGATGCTGGAACAGCGAGTCGCCAGTAATGAATGGCTGGCATTCCACGACCAGCTTACCGGGTTGCCGAACAGGAGGTTGTTCGAGGACCGGCTGGAGCAGGCTATTCGGCGCTCGATGGAGAACGGCACAAGGACAGCGCTGATTATGATCGATCTGAATGGCTTCAAGGCGATCAACGATTCGCAGGGACATGATGCTGGCGATCTGTTGCTGCAACAGATCGCGCACAGCCTGCGGCATGCAATACGGTCACCGGATACTCTGGCGAGGCTCGGTGGGGATGAATTCATTATTGTCGCAGTTGATCTTCCTATCGACCGTCCAGTTACTCAGATTGTGCAATCCAGCATGAGCCGCATTCAGGATGCCTTGAAGAAGCCCTTCAAGGTGGCTGGTCAAGAGCAGTTCGTCACTGGCAGCGTGGGGGTTGCCGTGTATCCGGACGATGCCGCTGATGAAGTGTTGCTGCGGCGGCTGGCAGACCAACGTATGTACGAGCAGAAGCGTATGGCCGGAGCATTGGCCGAGACACACTCCTAG
- a CDS encoding 2-hydroxyacid dehydrogenase, whose product MHTLNMVRVGIDENVADELLSDFPPEAQIVRIPRNNTAAVDVDFWIIPFSRRDAAQAFSHLRGVKVIQSMMAGVDWITSWLPPGVLLCDGRGIHDISTSEWVMSAILASVKRIPLYCNLQMRHEWAGQAAVTDGYLNETGPQTGLYRILGEDLAGKTVLIIGYGSIGAAIEARLTPFGVQILRIARSARQAPEVFPISTLHQLLPKADVVVAIVPLTDETRGLIGTPEIQLMKKGALLVNAARGPVVDTTALVEALQSHRIRAALDVTDPEPLPADHPLWSAPNCLITPHVAGSTPEFIHRAFRFGAAQVRRYIAGQPLENLVSEHGY is encoded by the coding sequence ATGCACACTCTGAACATGGTGCGTGTTGGCATAGACGAAAATGTAGCAGACGAGTTGTTGTCGGATTTCCCTCCGGAAGCACAGATTGTTCGTATCCCTCGCAACAATACCGCGGCAGTCGATGTCGACTTCTGGATCATTCCCTTCAGTCGTCGCGATGCAGCTCAGGCCTTTTCCCATCTTCGTGGCGTAAAGGTCATACAGTCCATGATGGCCGGCGTCGACTGGATCACTTCCTGGTTGCCGCCTGGAGTCCTTCTCTGCGATGGCCGCGGCATCCACGACATCTCCACTTCCGAGTGGGTGATGAGTGCCATCCTTGCTTCCGTCAAGCGCATCCCTCTCTATTGCAACCTGCAGATGCGCCACGAATGGGCTGGCCAGGCTGCCGTGACCGACGGCTACCTCAACGAAACCGGCCCACAAACAGGACTCTATCGCATCCTTGGTGAAGATCTCGCAGGAAAGACGGTCCTCATCATCGGCTATGGCTCCATTGGAGCCGCAATTGAAGCGCGGCTAACACCCTTCGGAGTCCAAATTCTTCGAATCGCACGCAGCGCAAGACAGGCTCCCGAGGTCTTCCCAATCAGTACGCTCCACCAATTGCTTCCCAAAGCAGACGTTGTCGTAGCCATCGTTCCACTCACCGACGAAACGCGCGGTCTCATCGGCACCCCGGAAATTCAGCTGATGAAGAAAGGAGCCCTTCTAGTGAACGCCGCACGTGGCCCCGTCGTCGATACTACGGCTTTAGTAGAAGCGCTCCAATCCCATCGCATCCGTGCCGCGCTCGACGTTACCGATCCAGAGCCGCTTCCTGCTGATCACCCTTTATGGTCCGCTCCTAACTGCCTCATCACACCACACGTGGCTGGATCGACGCCGGAGTTCATCCATCGTGCCTTCCGATTTGGTGCAGCACAGGTCAGGAGATACATCGCCGGACAGCCGCTCGAAAACCTCGTCTCCGAACACGGCTACTAA
- the xylB gene encoding xylulokinase codes for MYLGIDCGTQGTKALLIDVEGTVLGRGYASHALMEREDGTREQDPQWWIEALCTTARQALEAAGSKDVRAIGVSGQQHGLVVLDEHLQVIRPAKLWNDTSTARQNAELIEMLGGANAWMERFGIVPLTGYTASKLLWLKQHEPENFTRIRHILLPHEYLNFWLTGELKAEYGDASGTAFFDPRTRVWARDVLDAIDGGSGQLAAALPELIAPDQIVGVVRPQVADELGISRHCIVAPGGGDNMMGAIGTGNVRDGVVTLSLGTSSTVYTHASAPSRDRSGSVAPFCASSDGWLPLVCTMNATNVVTQTLQVLGLTVNDIDPALDATEPGADGLTFLPFLNGERTPDLPEARGSLLGISANNFTPQNLVRVVIEGVSFGVLGGLDLILEGRRADVIYVIGGGSRSKAWRQLLADATGARIEVPVEGEAGSLGAAVQAIYVDAAQSSKPIGYEELVGRIVKVDPARSVVPQDHQRALYITAIERYRSRLRELYL; via the coding sequence ATGTATTTAGGTATTGATTGTGGCACGCAGGGAACGAAGGCTCTACTGATCGACGTGGAGGGAACTGTTCTCGGACGGGGCTATGCCTCTCACGCTTTGATGGAGCGTGAGGATGGGACACGTGAGCAGGACCCACAATGGTGGATTGAGGCACTTTGCACTACGGCGCGGCAGGCTTTGGAGGCTGCAGGCAGCAAGGATGTCCGGGCGATTGGAGTATCGGGGCAGCAGCACGGGCTGGTGGTGCTGGATGAGCATCTTCAGGTAATCCGGCCAGCAAAGCTATGGAACGATACATCCACGGCTCGGCAGAATGCTGAGTTGATCGAGATGCTCGGCGGTGCGAACGCGTGGATGGAGCGTTTCGGCATCGTTCCGCTTACGGGATACACAGCGTCGAAGCTGTTGTGGCTAAAGCAGCATGAGCCGGAGAACTTTACGCGTATCCGCCATATTCTGCTGCCGCATGAGTATCTGAACTTTTGGCTTACAGGGGAGCTCAAGGCCGAGTATGGTGACGCGTCGGGGACGGCATTCTTCGATCCGCGCACGCGCGTGTGGGCGCGAGATGTGTTGGATGCGATCGATGGTGGCAGCGGTCAGCTTGCTGCGGCACTGCCAGAGTTAATTGCCCCGGATCAGATAGTTGGCGTGGTGAGGCCGCAGGTTGCGGATGAGCTGGGGATTTCGCGCCATTGCATTGTGGCTCCCGGCGGGGGCGACAACATGATGGGCGCTATCGGCACAGGGAACGTTCGCGATGGAGTCGTTACTCTGAGTCTGGGGACGTCGTCCACGGTGTACACCCACGCGTCGGCTCCTTCGCGCGATCGAAGTGGAAGCGTTGCGCCGTTCTGCGCATCATCGGATGGCTGGCTTCCACTTGTGTGCACGATGAATGCGACCAATGTGGTTACGCAGACATTGCAGGTTCTGGGGCTGACGGTGAACGATATTGATCCGGCACTCGATGCAACGGAGCCTGGTGCCGATGGACTAACGTTTCTTCCGTTCCTGAATGGAGAGCGAACGCCCGATCTTCCGGAGGCGCGTGGTTCGTTGCTGGGGATTTCGGCGAACAACTTCACACCGCAGAATCTGGTTCGCGTGGTGATTGAAGGCGTGAGCTTCGGTGTACTTGGTGGGCTTGACTTGATTCTGGAAGGAAGAAGAGCCGATGTGATTTATGTGATTGGAGGCGGTTCGCGTTCGAAGGCCTGGCGGCAGCTCCTCGCCGATGCTACGGGAGCAAGGATCGAGGTTCCTGTAGAAGGAGAGGCTGGAAGTCTGGGTGCTGCTGTTCAGGCGATCTACGTTGATGCTGCGCAGAGTAGTAAACCGATAGGCTACGAAGAGCTTGTGGGGCGTATTGTGAAGGTGGATCCTGCGCGTTCTGTTGTTCCACAAGATCATCAACGCGCTCTTTACATTACGGCGATAGAAAGATACCGTAGTCGGTTGCGTGAATTGTATCTATAG
- the fahA gene encoding fumarylacetoacetase: MAVIKESWVVSANHPDCDFPLDNLPYGVFSHIGGNRIGIAIGDQILDLRGCAESDMLSGLPQPVIAACRTEHLNGLMSLGPASWSVLRRKVNELLSISQTAIDRIATLLIPMQQAAMQLPAQIGDYTDFYASIDHATRVGLLLRPDNPLLPNYKYVPIGYHGRASSIVISGTEITRPSGQIKSADSASPAFGPTQSLDYELEVGCFIGTGNALGQTIPIAEAEQHIFGLCLVNDWSARDMQSWEYQPLGPFLAKNFATTISPWIIPLEALAPYRTPARIRSVDDPATLPYLSSSSVDRDGIDLTLEVYLQSEQMRIHNEPPIMLSRGNLRTLYWTIAQLLTHHASNGCNLRPGDLIATGTVSGPDEGSEGCLLEMKHRKQSIRLPTGETRTFLADGDTVVFRAYSYRPGFPRIGFGECSGTVNAPVRT, translated from the coding sequence ATGGCCGTTATAAAAGAGAGCTGGGTTGTCTCGGCCAATCACCCTGATTGCGATTTCCCGCTGGATAATCTGCCTTATGGCGTCTTTAGTCACATCGGCGGAAACCGCATTGGCATTGCCATCGGCGACCAAATCCTCGATCTCCGTGGCTGCGCCGAGTCTGACATGCTCTCCGGACTTCCGCAACCAGTCATCGCAGCATGTCGCACAGAGCATCTCAACGGATTGATGTCGCTCGGTCCTGCATCCTGGTCCGTCCTGCGCCGCAAAGTCAACGAGCTCCTCTCCATTAGTCAGACTGCTATCGATCGCATCGCGACTCTGCTGATTCCGATGCAACAAGCCGCCATGCAGCTTCCCGCACAGATCGGTGACTACACCGATTTCTACGCTTCGATCGACCACGCTACGCGCGTAGGCCTTCTACTTCGTCCTGACAACCCTCTGCTGCCGAACTACAAGTATGTACCAATTGGCTATCATGGCCGTGCTTCATCGATTGTGATAAGCGGCACAGAAATAACGCGCCCATCCGGACAGATCAAATCTGCCGATAGTGCTTCTCCAGCCTTCGGGCCAACGCAATCTCTTGACTATGAATTAGAAGTTGGCTGCTTTATAGGCACAGGTAACGCTCTCGGACAAACTATTCCCATCGCGGAAGCAGAGCAACACATCTTCGGGCTATGCCTTGTGAACGACTGGTCAGCACGCGACATGCAATCCTGGGAGTATCAGCCTCTGGGACCCTTTCTTGCCAAGAATTTCGCTACAACCATCTCACCGTGGATTATCCCGCTGGAAGCTTTAGCTCCCTACCGTACTCCCGCGCGTATCCGTAGCGTTGACGATCCTGCTACCTTACCGTATCTCTCTTCATCATCAGTAGATCGAGACGGCATCGACCTCACACTCGAGGTCTACCTGCAATCAGAACAAATGCGCATACATAATGAGCCACCAATCATGCTCAGCCGTGGAAATCTCCGCACGCTGTACTGGACGATCGCTCAGCTGCTAACTCACCATGCCAGTAACGGCTGCAATCTGCGTCCCGGCGATTTAATAGCTACCGGTACAGTCTCCGGCCCCGATGAAGGATCTGAGGGATGCCTGCTGGAGATGAAGCATCGCAAACAATCAATCCGTCTGCCTACTGGTGAAACACGCACATTTCTCGCAGATGGAGATACTGTCGTCTTTCGCGCCTACTCCTATCGCCCCGGCTTTCCCAGAATCGGATTTGGCGAGTGCTCCGGAACAGTCAATGCGCCAGTGCGGACCTGA
- the hmgA gene encoding homogentisate 1,2-dioxygenase translates to MSSEVQYQSGFGNEFATEAVAGALPVGQNSPQKHPLGLYTEQFSGTPFTASRSVNRRTWTYRIRPSVTHHPYQEIPSRQVRSGPFTEVPTSPNQLRWNPLPFPDEPTDFVDGIVTLGGNGDPAMQTGVGIHLYAANASMNGRFFYNADGEMLIVPQLGELRFCTELGILDVIPGEICVIPRGVKFRVELKEEKARGYICENYGLTFRLPDLGPIGANGLANPRDFLAPTAAFEDREGEFHITSKFLGRLWSAFIDHSPLDVVAWHGNYVPYKYDMARFNCINSVSFDHPDPSIYTVLTAPSPVHGTANCDFVIFPPRWIVAEHTFRPPWFHRNMMNEFMGLVFGAYDAKAEGFVPGGASLHNCMAGHGPDAETFERASSAELKPQYLDNTLAFMFETQLVVRPTEFAMKTSILQHEYFECWQGLKKHFNSKS, encoded by the coding sequence ATGTCCAGTGAAGTTCAATATCAATCCGGCTTTGGTAATGAGTTCGCCACCGAAGCCGTTGCAGGAGCACTGCCTGTCGGTCAAAACTCGCCGCAAAAGCATCCGCTTGGGCTTTACACAGAGCAATTCAGCGGAACACCATTTACCGCTTCGCGATCTGTCAATCGACGCACATGGACATACCGCATTCGCCCTTCAGTGACACACCATCCCTATCAGGAGATTCCCTCACGCCAGGTTCGTAGCGGGCCATTTACAGAGGTTCCCACCTCACCCAATCAACTGCGCTGGAATCCCTTGCCGTTCCCGGATGAGCCAACCGACTTTGTCGATGGCATTGTTACGTTGGGCGGAAATGGCGACCCGGCCATGCAGACCGGCGTCGGCATCCACCTCTATGCGGCAAACGCTTCTATGAACGGCCGCTTCTTCTACAACGCCGATGGGGAGATGCTGATCGTTCCGCAACTCGGCGAGTTGCGCTTCTGCACCGAGCTCGGCATTCTCGATGTGATTCCCGGCGAGATCTGCGTCATTCCGCGAGGTGTCAAATTTCGGGTCGAACTGAAAGAAGAAAAGGCTCGCGGCTATATCTGCGAAAACTACGGCCTGACATTCCGTTTACCCGACCTCGGCCCAATTGGAGCTAATGGCCTCGCGAACCCCCGCGACTTTCTGGCTCCCACCGCAGCCTTTGAAGATCGGGAAGGTGAGTTTCACATTACGTCGAAGTTTCTTGGGCGACTCTGGTCGGCATTTATCGACCATTCGCCGCTCGATGTCGTTGCGTGGCATGGTAACTACGTTCCTTACAAGTACGACATGGCACGCTTCAACTGCATCAACAGTGTATCGTTCGATCATCCTGATCCTTCGATCTACACCGTCCTCACGGCTCCTTCGCCCGTACATGGCACTGCAAACTGCGACTTCGTCATCTTTCCTCCACGCTGGATAGTTGCCGAGCACACCTTCCGCCCACCATGGTTTCATCGCAACATGATGAATGAGTTCATGGGCCTTGTCTTCGGCGCATATGATGCTAAAGCCGAGGGATTCGTCCCAGGGGGTGCCAGCCTCCACAACTGCATGGCCGGCCACGGACCCGACGCCGAAACCTTCGAGCGCGCAAGCTCTGCCGAGCTGAAGCCGCAGTATCTCGATAACACGCTGGCCTTCATGTTCGAAACGCAACTCGTCGTACGTCCAACGGAATTCGCCATGAAGACAAGCATTCTGCAGCATGAATACTTCGAATGCTGGCAAGGGCTCAAAAAGCACTTCAACTCGAAGTCCTGA
- the hppD gene encoding 4-hydroxyphenylpyruvate dioxygenase has translation MSTGTSIHPLEQNSVSIQPDFLPLKGTDHVEFYVGNARQAAYFYRAAMGMSLVAYAGPETGQRDRVSYVVQQGKVRFVLTTALRSNNSIADHVQRHGDAVHTVALWVDDARSAWNETVSRGAVSVAEPYVLSDEHGTAVLSSIQTYGDTIHTFVDRSAYTGPFLPGFRAVENDPIARPVGLLHIDHMVGNVGWHEMNTWVDFYAKVMGFSLYQHFDDKDISTEYSALMSKVMANGNGYVKFPINEPAEGKRRSQIEEYLDFHAGPGVQHIALATKDILHTVSKLQEQGIEFLRVPHTYYTQLQERVGKIDEPVHELEKLGILVDRDDEGYMLQIFTKPVEDRPTLFFEIIQRKGSRSFGKGNFKALFEAIEREQQARGNM, from the coding sequence ATGAGCACTGGTACAAGCATCCATCCCTTAGAACAAAACTCGGTCAGCATCCAGCCTGATTTCCTCCCGCTAAAAGGGACCGATCACGTTGAATTCTATGTAGGTAATGCACGGCAAGCTGCCTATTTTTACCGTGCGGCCATGGGGATGTCGCTGGTTGCCTATGCCGGCCCGGAGACTGGCCAACGCGACCGTGTCTCCTACGTAGTTCAACAGGGAAAAGTTCGCTTTGTATTGACCACCGCATTGCGCAGCAATAACTCCATTGCAGATCATGTGCAGCGGCATGGTGATGCTGTACATACCGTAGCTCTTTGGGTCGACGACGCCCGCTCCGCCTGGAACGAGACCGTAAGCCGTGGTGCAGTCAGCGTTGCCGAACCGTATGTGCTTTCAGACGAACACGGCACCGCCGTACTGTCGAGCATCCAGACCTACGGCGACACGATTCACACCTTCGTCGACCGCAGCGCTTATACCGGTCCTTTTCTTCCTGGCTTCCGCGCTGTCGAAAACGATCCCATCGCTCGCCCTGTCGGACTGCTTCACATCGATCACATGGTCGGCAATGTTGGCTGGCACGAGATGAATACCTGGGTCGACTTCTATGCCAAAGTGATGGGCTTCTCGCTCTATCAACACTTCGACGATAAAGACATCTCTACCGAATACTCTGCTCTCATGTCGAAGGTAATGGCGAACGGAAACGGTTACGTCAAATTCCCCATCAACGAACCGGCCGAGGGGAAGCGCCGTTCGCAGATTGAAGAATATCTCGACTTCCACGCTGGCCCCGGCGTACAGCATATTGCGCTTGCCACCAAGGACATCCTGCATACCGTCAGCAAGCTGCAGGAGCAAGGCATCGAGTTCCTCCGCGTGCCGCACACGTACTACACGCAATTACAGGAACGCGTCGGCAAGATCGATGAACCGGTCCATGAACTGGAGAAGCTCGGCATCCTCGTCGACCGCGATGACGAGGGTTATATGCTCCAGATTTTCACAAAACCTGTCGAAGATCGCCCCACACTCTTCTTCGAAATCATTCAACGTAAGGGCAGCCGAAGCTTTGGCAAGGGCAACTTTAAAGCGCTCTTTGAAGCCATCGAGCGAGAGCAGCAGGCTCGAGGCAATATGTAG
- a CDS encoding TonB-dependent receptor, which translates to MSVYIFNFFAMLALSLFAGHLHAQSIQGSILGTVTDATGAVIPGATVTLKNINEATTRSTTSSASGTYQFIDAKAGRYTLEVARDGFERWTATDIVLVVRQQLRIDASLVPGNIQQEIQVSGDTVSTIDTDSAAIAATYSGTEVANLPVNTRASASGTSALGIVATLPGVQADHNSFALQGGLPFQTEVSVDGITIQSANGNSPIADAFPSSESIAELRAEGVMNNAEFGQPGEITVTTKGGTNTIHGSAFWYHQNAAFNAIPYTFPTTKVKPKLVSNTYGGSFGGPVVIPHLYDGHNKTFIYGAYEGWRHPSQETKQYKVPSTLMKKGDFSRYVSPGFTGLINPNTGGSYGTQLPSINAAAQKLLSFYPDPNVGDPAAFTDDGVSNYVVNKDASGHSDQFDIRADQYFGSNQKFLLWGRFTWKNFPINSPEPLSVPSALNTNKSRVLKISANWTITPRLINEGGFGFTRYTSGQTNSFNGKSFTQGLGLNGLQNLFYNGIPEVDFNNISALDADRLDSLNKANTLVYTDSLSWSKGHHDFRFGVDIRTLQAASPLGFNGADNYGTFQFNTNNSAGLFTGVDFADFLLGMPYQTFYDVVQQDNDGRSIHYHFFAQDQWKATPNLTLSYGIRYELHPGYHDVGGDIGNFDPSVPLSGAAIYPDGKASLLAQSFLASANACNPDGIHNTNSAVINGAPCMPVMTNSQAGYPAGLKKYPHLRFMPRFGFAYRPFGNDKTAIRGGFGMYNITMLGSNFYSLTGTLQAQTTQYTNTYDKVTHAIGYQWPNIFAGAGSSGCTTCYGQDYFGTANSTNWKDPYTEQWSLSVDHDFGSGYAGRISYIGSVTHQLVWAPDENTLPFSSTVSANNQPLSARRFPNWGRINTRATGANANLHSAQAEFNHRFQKGLQFNSSWTYSRSLADNQGPANTGFAGESGGARATSILTRKPDFGNVYGTRRHRWNTTVVYDLPFGRGRQYGGNMSRIADLFVGGWRLSNIFLWQTGPFESPYFPSGQGDPSGTGSGLNGTASGFDGGHRNQAADRNPGIGIKPSQQTRMQWINRGAFVCPGNPNWQPGTSCTTGSGSGPVPLPIGRFGNAGVGSVVGPGTVNLSTGLSKSFRITERVNLKAEGTFTNVLNHTNLSDPNMNIASPSFGLISSSIGSDFGGARSGQISMRLDF; encoded by the coding sequence ATGTCTGTCTACATTTTCAATTTCTTCGCGATGCTGGCTTTATCTCTGTTCGCAGGCCACCTCCATGCGCAATCGATTCAAGGCAGCATCCTTGGAACGGTAACGGACGCAACAGGTGCCGTCATCCCCGGAGCAACTGTTACCCTAAAAAACATCAACGAAGCAACGACCCGTTCCACAACCTCAAGTGCCTCAGGCACCTATCAGTTCATCGACGCAAAAGCCGGCCGCTACACCCTTGAAGTCGCTCGCGACGGATTTGAAAGATGGACTGCGACCGACATCGTCCTGGTCGTCCGGCAACAGCTCCGTATCGACGCGTCCCTTGTCCCCGGAAATATTCAACAAGAGATTCAGGTCTCAGGTGACACCGTCAGCACAATCGATACCGATTCAGCCGCAATCGCAGCCACCTACTCGGGAACAGAAGTCGCCAACCTGCCAGTCAACACCCGGGCAAGCGCCAGCGGCACCAGTGCATTAGGTATCGTCGCCACGCTACCCGGCGTTCAGGCCGACCATAACTCATTCGCGCTCCAGGGAGGCCTTCCGTTCCAGACCGAAGTCTCCGTTGATGGCATTACAATCCAGAGCGCGAACGGAAACTCGCCGATTGCGGATGCCTTCCCTTCTTCTGAATCGATCGCAGAACTGCGTGCGGAAGGAGTCATGAATAACGCCGAATTCGGGCAGCCCGGTGAAATCACCGTCACGACCAAAGGCGGCACCAATACGATTCACGGTTCTGCATTTTGGTATCACCAAAACGCTGCCTTCAATGCCATTCCGTATACATTCCCCACGACCAAAGTGAAGCCGAAGCTCGTCAGCAATACCTACGGTGGCAGTTTTGGCGGTCCGGTCGTCATTCCGCACCTCTATGACGGACACAATAAGACCTTCATCTATGGTGCTTATGAAGGATGGCGGCATCCATCTCAAGAGACAAAACAATACAAAGTCCCCAGCACTCTTATGAAGAAAGGCGACTTCTCACGATATGTTTCCCCTGGCTTCACAGGCCTGATCAATCCGAATACAGGTGGTAGCTATGGAACCCAGCTACCTTCCATCAATGCTGCGGCTCAAAAGCTGCTTTCCTTCTACCCCGACCCAAACGTTGGCGATCCTGCAGCATTCACTGATGACGGTGTATCAAACTATGTTGTGAATAAGGATGCGAGTGGACATTCCGATCAGTTTGATATCCGCGCCGATCAATATTTTGGCTCGAACCAGAAGTTCCTCCTATGGGGACGATTCACATGGAAAAATTTCCCTATCAATAGCCCCGAGCCGCTTTCCGTTCCCTCGGCGCTCAATACAAATAAGTCGCGCGTATTGAAGATTAGCGCCAACTGGACAATTACCCCACGCCTCATCAACGAAGGTGGATTTGGTTTTACGCGGTATACCTCAGGTCAGACCAACAGCTTCAATGGCAAGTCCTTCACACAAGGACTTGGTCTGAACGGACTGCAAAATCTCTTCTACAACGGTATTCCTGAGGTCGACTTCAATAACATCAGCGCCCTTGATGCTGACCGCCTCGATTCGCTCAACAAGGCAAACACCTTGGTCTACACCGATTCATTGAGCTGGTCCAAAGGCCATCACGATTTCAGGTTTGGCGTTGACATCCGTACACTGCAGGCAGCCAGCCCCTTGGGCTTCAATGGCGCAGACAACTACGGAACCTTCCAGTTCAACACCAACAACAGCGCGGGCCTGTTTACAGGCGTTGACTTCGCTGACTTTCTCCTCGGAATGCCTTATCAGACCTTCTATGACGTTGTGCAGCAGGACAACGATGGCCGATCCATTCACTACCACTTCTTTGCCCAGGATCAGTGGAAGGCAACGCCGAATCTGACCCTTAGCTATGGCATCCGTTATGAACTTCATCCCGGTTATCACGATGTCGGAGGGGACATCGGAAACTTCGACCCCTCTGTGCCTCTCTCTGGTGCCGCTATCTACCCGGATGGAAAGGCTAGCCTGCTAGCGCAGAGCTTCCTTGCAAGCGCCAATGCCTGCAATCCCGACGGCATCCACAATACAAACTCCGCCGTTATCAACGGTGCTCCTTGCATGCCAGTGATGACAAACAGCCAGGCAGGCTATCCCGCCGGCTTAAAGAAGTACCCGCATCTCCGCTTCATGCCACGCTTTGGATTTGCCTATCGTCCCTTTGGGAATGACAAGACGGCTATCCGTGGTGGCTTTGGCATGTACAACATCACGATGCTGGGTTCAAACTTCTACTCCCTCACGGGAACTCTACAGGCGCAAACAACCCAGTACACCAATACCTACGACAAAGTCACCCATGCCATTGGATACCAGTGGCCCAACATCTTTGCCGGAGCAGGCAGCAGCGGTTGCACAACATGCTATGGCCAGGATTACTTCGGAACAGCTAATAGCACCAACTGGAAAGATCCTTATACCGAGCAGTGGTCTCTGAGCGTCGATCATGACTTCGGCTCTGGGTATGCCGGCCGAATCTCTTACATCGGCTCTGTCACCCACCAACTCGTCTGGGCCCCTGACGAAAACACGCTTCCCTTCTCCAGCACAGTCTCTGCCAATAACCAGCCGCTCAGCGCTCGCCGTTTCCCGAACTGGGGTCGTATCAACACACGTGCAACAGGCGCAAACGCCAATCTGCATTCCGCACAGGCAGAATTCAATCACCGCTTCCAGAAAGGGCTGCAGTTCAACTCCTCCTGGACCTACTCGCGCTCTCTTGCCGACAACCAGGGTCCTGCAAATACAGGCTTCGCCGGTGAGAGCGGTGGCGCGCGCGCAACATCTATCCTCACCAGAAAACCCGACTTCGGTAACGTCTACGGCACCCGTCGTCATCGCTGGAACACAACCGTGGTGTATGACCTTCCGTTCGGGCGCGGACGCCAGTACGGTGGGAATATGTCCCGTATCGCTGATCTGTTCGTCGGAGGATGGCGTCTATCGAATATCTTCCTCTGGCAGACGGGTCCGTTCGAGTCCCCCTACTTCCCCTCAGGTCAGGGTGATCCCTCTGGCACCGGCTCCGGTCTCAATGGCACAGCCTCTGGCTTTGATGGAGGACATCGCAATCAGGCTGCAGACCGAAATCCCGGAATCGGCATCAAGCCGTCGCAGCAGACAAGAATGCAATGGATCAACCGAGGAGCGTTTGTATGCCCCGGCAATCCGAACTGGCAACCTGGAACTTCATGCACGACAGGTAGCGGCTCTGGTCCCGTACCTCTACCGATCGGCCGCTTCGGAAACGCTGGCGTAGGTTCTGTGGTCGGCCCTGGAACAGTCAACCTCTCGACAGGCCTCAGCAAAAGCTTTCGCATCACCGAAAGAGTCAACCTCAAAGCTGAGGGCACATTTACCAATGTGCTTAATCACACCAACCTGAGCGACCCGAACATGAACATCGCGTCACCGAGCTTTGGCTTAATCAGCAGCAGCATCGGTTCCGACTTTGGAGGAGCTCGCAGCGGGCAGATATCTATGCGCTTGGATTTCTAA